Part of the Bacillus sp. N1-1 genome, TATTAGCTGAGGTTGTGCTACGTCACATTAGAGAATCAAGTACACAACTCGCGGCATTTGAAGAAGTAGGTAAGACACTGTCTAGAACTCCAGCCGCCTGTGGGTTTCGATGGAATTCGCTTATTCGTAAACAGTATGAGGCGGCGATCACGTTAGCTAAGAAGCAGCGCAAGGAACAGAAGAAAAATCAAGTGGAAGTGAAAGTAGACTCCGCACAAGAAGATCGAAGCATAGATTTAATCGATGAAGCCATTAGCCTATTGATAACATCGAAAACTTATCTCTCTCAAACAAGTAAAAGTGAAGCATCACTACAGGAGGCGCTGGCTGAAAACCTTCAGCTTAAGCAA contains:
- a CDS encoding RsfA family transcriptional regulator, whose amino-acid sequence is MVPIRQDAWSKDEDVLLAEVVLRHIRESSTQLAAFEEVGKTLSRTPAACGFRWNSLIRKQYEAAITLAKKQRKEQKKNQVEVKVDSAQEDRSIDLIDEAISLLITSKTYLSQTSKSEASLQEALAENLQLKQNLHQLEKEYLTVQEDYQSLLEIMEKARKMVIFQEDDSGSLRFQMDANGNLEKIKK